The Aedes aegypti strain LVP_AGWG chromosome 3, AaegL5.0 Primary Assembly, whole genome shotgun sequence genome contains a region encoding:
- the LOC110678309 gene encoding histone H4 — MTGRGKGGKGLGKGGAKRHRKVLRDNIQGITKPAIRRLARRGGVKRISGLIYEETRGVLKVFLENVIRDAVTYTEHAKRKTVTAMDVVYALKRQGRTLYGFGG; from the coding sequence ATGACCGGCCGTGGCAAGGGAGGCAAAGGACTCGGAAAAGGAGGCGCCaagcgtcatcgcaaggttttgcgtgaTAACATCCAGGGTATCACCAAGCCCGCAATCCGTCGTCTGGCTCGTCGTGGAGGAGTCAAGCGTATCTCCGGACTTATCTACGAGGAAACTCGTGGTGTGTTGAAGGTGTTCCTGGAAAACGTCATCCGTGATGCCGTTACCTACACTGAACACGCCAAGCGTAAAACCGTTACCGCTATGGATGTTGTCTACGCTCTGAAGCGTCAGGGACGCACCCTGTACGGTTTCGGAGGTTAA
- the LOC110678305 gene encoding histone H2B produces MAPKTSGKAAKKSGKAQKNIVKGDKKKKKQRRKESYAIYIYKVLKQVHPDTGVSSKAMSIMNSFVNDIFERIAAEASRLAHYNKRSTITSREIQTAVRLLLPGELAKHAVSEGTKAVTKYTSSK; encoded by the coding sequence ATGGCACCGAAAACCAGCGGAAAGGCCGCGAAGAAATCCGGCAAGGCCCAGAAGAACATTGTCAAGGgcgataagaagaagaagaagcagcgcAGGAAGGAAAGCTACGCCATCTACATCTACAAGGTGTTGAAGCAAGTTCACCCCGACACTGGCGTTTCGTCGAAAGCCATGAGCATCATGAACAGCTTCGTCAACGACATCTTTGAGCGTATTGCCGCCGAAGCCTCCCGCCTGGCCCACTACAACAAGCGTTCGACGATCACATCCCGCGAAATCCAAACCGCCGTCCGGCTTCTGCTCCCGGGAGAGTTGGCCAAGCACGCCGTTTCGGAAGGCACCAAGGCCGTCACCAAATACACCAGCTCCAAGTAA
- the LOC110678307 gene encoding histone H2A, with protein sequence MSGRGKGGKVKGKAKSRSNRAGLQFPVGRIHRLLRKGNYAERVGAGAPVYLAAVMEYLAAEVLELAGNAARDNKKTRIIPRHLQLAIRNDEELNKLLSGVTIAQGGVLPNIQAVLLPKKTEKKA encoded by the coding sequence ATGTCTGGCCGCGGCAAAGGAGGCAAAGTTAAGGGAAAGGCAAAGTCCCGTTCCAACCGCGCTGGATTGCAGTTCCCAGTCGGTCGTATTCACCGTCTGCTCCGGAAGGGCAACTATGCCGAGCGTGTCGGTGCCGGCGCTCCAGTCTACTTGGCTGCCGTTATGGAATATCTGGCCGCTGAAGTGCTCGAATTGGCAGGAAACGCTGCCCGTGACAACAAGAAGACCAGAATCATTCCCCGTCATCTGCAGTTGGCCATCCGCAACGACGAAGAATTGAACAAGCTGCTGTCCGGTGTTACCATCGCCCAAGGTGGTGTTCTGCCCAACATTCAGGCTGTCTTGCTGCCGAAGAAAACCGAGAAGAAGGCATAA
- the LOC110678304 gene encoding histone H3: MARTKQTARKSTGGKAPRKQLATKAARKSAPATGGVKKPHRYRPGTVALREIRRYQKSTELLIRKLPFQRLVREIAQDFKTDLRFQSSAVMALQEASEAYLVGLFEDTNLCAIHAKRVTIMPKDIQLARRIRGERA; this comes from the coding sequence ATGGCCCGTACCAAGCAGACTGCTCGTAAGTCTACTGGAGGAAAAGCTCCTCGCAAGCAGCTGGCTACCAAAGccgctcgcaagagcgccccagccaccggaggtGTCAAGAAGCCTCACCGTTATCGGCCAGGAACCGTTGCTCTGCGTGAAATCCGTCGCTACCAAAAGTCGACTGAGCTGCTGATCCGCAAGCTGCCATTCCAGCGTCTGGTTCGTGAGATCGcccaggacttcaagaccgatctgcgcttccagagctcggctgtcatggccctgcaggaagcgagcgaggcctatctggtcggtcttttcgaagataccaacctttgcgccatccacgccaagcgtgtcaccattatgcccaaggacatccagctggctcgccgtatccgtggagaacgcgcttaa